The Coprobacillus cateniformis DNA window AAGTATTACCAATGCTTATGCGTTGTATATGGATTTTGATAGTTGTATTTAATACAGCTAGTCTTATGATTGGTTTTATTGCCTTTGCTCTTACATCTAATCAAACATATGTGTCGAATGTTTTAGAAATATCAATGCTGATGGCTATTGGTATAACTGGACTGATTGAAAACTTAAAAAAGAAAGTTTAAAGGTGATGTAATAGAATATGGTGCTCTTCATAAAAACTAACAAATATTGGAAAGTAAGAAGTATATTAAAAATAACATTATACATGATAATTCAAATATTAGTAATTTATATAATTTGTAACTATGAAAATACATTACAGTATATTTTGAAAGAATGGATAAATCAAAAGATTTTATTTGATGAAACTTTCTTAACACTAATATACATCATATCATCTGTACAACTTACAAGTTTTCAACAATTAATTATGTTTACAATTATGGTTTTACCTATCTGTTTAGTTATTATGATGTTCTTAGTAGGGGATGTTATGGTAATTGAAATTAAAGATCTAGTTTGTAAATTATTAGAGGAGAAAAACAAAAATGTATAAAATATTAGTTAACAGTCAAATGAAAATGACGAACATTGAATTCACTTGTTATGTAAAATCAATTATGAGAAGAATCTCATCTAAATATATTATAGAAAAATGTACTTATTCTAAAAATGATTTTCAAAGATTAGATGGAGCAATTATCAAGTATAAATAATATTTAAAACTGCTCTAAAATATGAAAGGAAAGATAGCATGATAAAATTAAGTTTTAAAGATATTGATGATCTTTATATAAACATATGTAATGGCAAGATACAAATGAATTTATATAATTATTTTCAGCAACAACTGTATTATCATATTTATTACGATCAACCAGTAGTAACCAAAGATACATTATTTAACCATGTCATTTTAGAATTTGAAAATTGTCAAATTAATGATTTGAAATTTGAAAATCAAAATCAAGAAATTACTCTATTAAAACATATTATAATCAGTACTTTTGACCTTTATCAATCTGAACAGATTAAATCACTTACAAAAATCGCATTTAAAAATGAGTGTGAATTGTTCCTAGAGGATATAGGATTCTATTTCGATGATTATAAACGAAATTTACTGGACAATAGAGATATAGGAGAAATTCTAAAATTTACAATGCAATATTATGATAAGGCCTATAAATTATGGAAATGACAAAAGAAAGGAAATAAGTATGAAACTAACAGTTGAAGATATTTTAGGATTGAGTGAAGAGGAATATATCATGGTATATGATGAAAATAAAGAAGAATATTTTAAAGATAAAAATGGATACACTGATCTTAGTTATTATACTTTGCTTGAGTTAGATTTGTTGCATAGAGAGATAGAAACTATAGGAGCAGATGATTATGTGGTGTGTAATATTAAGTAAAGAAAAAGCAAGGACTTTTTGATTAGTCATTGCCTATTTCTAAATCAGATTTTTTAAAAGTCATGATCACTTCTTTTGTTTCAAGATCACGTAGACATAGTTCTGAATGAGTAAGATCTCCGAGTTCAATTAGATCTTGTACTTTATATGCGTTTTTCTTTGCCTTATTATTTAAGGTTTGTGGAAATATATTTAACTGTCTTGCATAATCAGCAAATGAAAAACCATATCGACTTAATACACTTTTGATTTTACTTGTAATAGTAACCAATGTTCTCACCTCAATATCATAATATCATTTAATTACTTAATAATCAAATGAAATTATTATATAAGTAAAACAACTTATAAAACAATTGGCAAAATAAGTAAATGTACTTATAATATAAGTGTAGAATAAAAAGGAGGAAAGTTATGAAGGTAATAGGTTATGTTTTTGATCAGCCAAATGGATGTTATCAATATAAATATTATTTTGAAGGATCACTTCAAAAAATATCTACATTCATACTTCAGAATAGGATGAAATGTAAAAAAATAACAATTACAGATATTGCTGATTGTCTGATTTGTACATATGATGATGGAATATTCTATTTTGGTGTCGATACAGAAGTTGCTGAAGCAATAGTGCAAATGGTTAATGAGGCAATTTACTTGAAACCAATACAATTTAAATTAAATAGTGATTATGACATGGAGGAAATAGAATGATTAAAATGAGAATTGAATTTTATAAAGATGAAGAATTAGAAGAAGCAATCAAATTTCTAGAAACACAATATCAAATTATTGATAGAAGTAAGGTTACCAATTCAAAAAAAGAATTTAATAAGATGAGACTTATTCATTTAGAATTAGTTAAAAAATAAAAATGTACCAGTCACTGGTACAAATGGAGGAAAATATGAACGTAATCGGAATCGTAAATCGTAAAGGTGGAGTTGGAAAAACAACCACTGCAAAAAATTTAGCTTATAGCCTTATACTGGAAAATAAAAAAGTATTGTTATTGGACTTTGATCCACAATGCAATAGCACAAAGGGATTAGCAAGCAGAAAGTTTAATAAAACAGTATCAAATGTATTAAAAAATGAAAAAATCGAAAGATGTATATATAACACAAGATATGGAATTGATATTATACCAGGTGATTTATATTTAGCATCTGAATCAATTGAAAAAAATATACTGAGAAATCAATTGCAGCTTCTCAACACTCAATATGATTATATTATCATTGATACATCACCATATTTTAATGAGTTAACTGCCGAGATACTTCTTGTATCAGATCTTATTATTATACCAACTGAAATTGAAGTTGATTCACTGGATGCTATGACAACAACCATTAATGAACTTAATTATTTATGTGGGAGTCAGATAACATTTAAACTACTTTTTACAAAAGTAGAGAGTTTAAAGACTATAGAAAATGATATAGAAGAACTTGATACAATTTATGTTGACCATAGATTTCAAACATATATTAGATATCACAAATATGCAGTACAACGTGCTAGAAAGTATCATCAACCACTTGCCAAAAGATACAAGATGGCTAATGTCACAAAAGATTATAAAGCACTGGCCAAAGAAATTATAAAGGAGGGAATCTAAAATGGCAAAGAGTATTTTAGGATCATTTGGTTCTGTCGAAACAAAGAAGAGAGAACTTAGTAGAAGTGATGTAGAACTCATTTACTATAAGGATATAAAAGTAGCTGATCGAAACAGAAAAATTAGAAATGTAGAAGAATTAGCTGAAGATATCTTAGAAGATGGACTGGAACATAATATACTGGTTCGTGAACTGGAAAACAATTCTACATATAAGTATGAAATTATAGCAGGTCATCGTAGATTTTCAGCTATAGGTATTCTTATAAAAAAAGGTCATAGTGAATTTGAGTATATTCCTTGTAAAGTGAAAAGGCATATGGATGATGTTGATGCTAGAAGAAGATTGCATTTAAATAATATAAATCAAAGTGGATATACACCATCGGAAATGCTAGATGCTATAGAAGAACTTGAAGAAATTTATAGATTAAAGAAAAAGCAAGATGGGATACCAGGGCGTATTCAAAAGTTAATAGCAGATGATATTAATCTAAGCAAATCTCAAGTTGGTAATTATCAATATATTATCAATAACGCAACACCTGAATTAAGGGAATTGATCCGTAAATTAGAATTACCACTCAATGTTGCTTTAGAAATCTCTACTTTAGATCATGAAAATCAACTTATGTTTATTGAAAATGAAGACCATATAGATCTTGTGACAATTAAGGAATATAAAGAAGAATTATATTCTAAGCCAAAAAAATTAGAAAATTTTCAAGATGATGAGGAAGTAGACTATGGTAGTGAAGATGATGAGATTGTCTTAACTAATTATACTGAATTTGATGCTGAAGAAGACTATGACCAATATTATGAAGATGATAATCAGTATTATGATGATTCAGAAGATACTGATTTAGAAGAGGAACAACCAACTACAAAAAAATTAACTTTACAAGAAATGAGTGCTAATGCAAGTAACTCTATCAAAGATATGTTAGCGACAATGGAAAAATATAGTGAGTGGAAAAAAGAAAGAGAGGAACTTGAAGAAATATATAATCAATTTAAAGAATTTGTTTCTGATATAGGATTATAGATTTTATCGCAAGAAGTTCATCTTCTTTCAGCAGATAATCTCATTATTTGAATAATACTTAATCTCCCCAAATAGTATTAGAGGTTATCTGTTGAAAGAGGATGAGCATGACAATATATAAAATAAATGGAGGAAATAATAATGGAATTTGATGAACAATACTTAACATGGATAAAAGAGGAATTTGAAAAAATACAATTCAGTAATGATTATGCACAAGAAGAAAAAAATAGAAGATATGCTGATCTCATGACAAATCTAGAAAGTCATTTCTCAATACCTATGTTTAGAGAAGATGCAGATCAAGTAGATCAAAAAGTTTTTGATCTTTACCAGGAAATCTCATTTGCTAGAGATTTCAGTATATATGACTAAAAATGTACCAGTGACTGGTACAAAAAAGAAAAAAATTAAATTATATGGAAAAGAGGAAAAATATGAAAGACAATAAAACATCTCAAAAAT harbors:
- a CDS encoding ParA family protein is translated as MNVIGIVNRKGGVGKTTTAKNLAYSLILENKKVLLLDFDPQCNSTKGLASRKFNKTVSNVLKNEKIERCIYNTRYGIDIIPGDLYLASESIEKNILRNQLQLLNTQYDYIIIDTSPYFNELTAEILLVSDLIIIPTEIEVDSLDAMTTTINELNYLCGSQITFKLLFTKVESLKTIENDIEELDTIYVDHRFQTYIRYHKYAVQRARKYHQPLAKRYKMANVTKDYKALAKEIIKEGI
- a CDS encoding ParB/RepB/Spo0J family partition protein, encoding MAKSILGSFGSVETKKRELSRSDVELIYYKDIKVADRNRKIRNVEELAEDILEDGLEHNILVRELENNSTYKYEIIAGHRRFSAIGILIKKGHSEFEYIPCKVKRHMDDVDARRRLHLNNINQSGYTPSEMLDAIEELEEIYRLKKKQDGIPGRIQKLIADDINLSKSQVGNYQYIINNATPELRELIRKLELPLNVALEISTLDHENQLMFIENEDHIDLVTIKEYKEELYSKPKKLENFQDDEEVDYGSEDDEIVLTNYTEFDAEEDYDQYYEDDNQYYDDSEDTDLEEEQPTTKKLTLQEMSANASNSIKDMLATMEKYSEWKKEREELEEIYNQFKEFVSDIGL